In a single window of the Littorina saxatilis isolate snail1 linkage group LG3, US_GU_Lsax_2.0, whole genome shotgun sequence genome:
- the LOC138961919 gene encoding baculoviral IAP repeat-containing protein 3-like, protein MPTVSQLSALLGQNSTHHCEIKRLASFEKWQGDHPVFPIKLAKEGFVYHGQGDEVECHFCHFTKRDWRHGENPKEAHRSACPSCPLYSSSSSSSSNNNPLQGPSNVPIPEVTVRNAGLQLAESAPPRPHDADQRPTSDEDDSIDLHQQHVQQEMGVNFRPGLPREGVADSQYPDYGSLGKRLTSYNWDGFPVARVCPLRLSGLGFFSAGVGDLVICYHCGLMLQDWQAPDDPATAHARHRPACRHLQGVTGSRFVIMTQRELAVVGHAH, encoded by the exons ATGCCAACCGTCAGCCAACTCTCAGCTCTCCTTGGCCAGAACAGTACACATCACTGCGAAATCAAACGCCTTGCTTCCTTTGAGAAATGGCAAGGAGACCACCCCGTATTCCCCATCAAACTCGCCAAGGAAGGGTTCGTGTATCATGGCCAGGGGGACGAGGTAGAATGCCACTTCTGTCACTTCACCAAGCGGGATTGGAGGCATGGTGAAAACCCCAAGGAGGCTCACCGCAGCGCGTGTCCTAGCTGTCCCCTgtacagcagcagcagtagcagcagcagcaataaCAACCCGCTGCAGGGCCCGAGCAACGTACCTATCCCCGAAGTGACCGTGCGAAACGCCGGCCTGCAACTTGCTGAGTCTGCTCCCCCTCGTCCCCATGATGCGGATCAGCGACCAACCAGCGACGAGGACGACTCTATCGACCTACACCAGCAACACGTGCAACAAGAAATGGGGGTCAACTTTCGCCCCGGGCTTCCCAGAGAGGGAGTAGCCGACTCGCAGTACCCTGACTATGGATCACTGGGGAAGCGACTCACGTCTTACAATTGGGACGGCTTTCCTGTGGCCCGTGTTTGCCCGCTGCGTCTATCGGGTCTTGGCTTCTTCTCTGCGG GTGTGGGGGACCTGGTCATCTGCTATCACTGCGGGCTCATGTTGCAAGACTGGCAAGCCCCGGATGACCCTGCCACTGCACATGCGCGTCACCGCCCCGCGTGTCGTCACCTGCAGGGCGTCA